A single window of Anopheles moucheti chromosome 2, idAnoMoucSN_F20_07, whole genome shotgun sequence DNA harbors:
- the LOC128298267 gene encoding DNA-binding protein Ewg produces MSITINAVDAMEYVEDDNITGASDDDDDDNPSSPGSAYDDGNLINVAMENEVTAQLVAAGVVGVAAAAAITSSKKKKRPHSFETNPSIRKRQQNRLLRKLRQTIFEYATRVGQQAVVLVATPGKPNNIYKVFGAKPLEDVLKNLRNNVMDKLDEALAAQAPPRVQDDPSLFELPPLIIDGIPTPVEKMTQAQLRAFIPLMLKYSTGRGKPGWGRDSTRPPWWPKELPWANVRMDARTEEEKQKISWTHALRKIVINCYKYHGREDLLPAFSEEDEKANAIATASSNVDVMKIENGSVVTVGPAGSGNTTTATITNGAGGQQQIIIHQAHPQQHQQQQQTQSNGQTTTTITSANGQIIKENPDGTIQIQQQSSPSQTLNAQVCLDSMALSDVDFTHTVLQTIQNPDGTVSLIQVDPNNPIITLPDGTTAQVQGIATLQQQGDGGVHAIQTISDGQGESMSVDLTEATLGQDGQLIITGEDGQGYPVNVSGMITVPVSAQMYQTMVANIQQVPNVDGTVCITPMQVHNIASNHAQQQQQQQTSSVVSTANTTTQNLTISTNVGGSNQHHATAMLANYALASNGTLLAVPQMQHHLQPGKHQRGNNVSRASTATGGLSMVGLNAILPSSQRGSFNISTSSLHQAQEADANNQNITNNNNNSLSQHTMNVHRKSNVIPSGGTILGGTAGIGGNQIKFCIPKIEPMDEDKDGTVVSSDSGDTHSFVIQLTGPTFTTNDSKSSQQQQQQQLKRDIELTVNEGSHLIDALSISQKMSSSSSNNTSNVEVVDQQKHFGLQSV; encoded by the exons ATGAGCATAACCATAAACGCAGTGGACGCAATGGAGTACGTCGAGGATGACAACATTACCGGTGCATcagacgacgatgacgatgacaaTCCCAGCAGTCCGGGCAGTGCGTACGATGACGGGAACCTCATCAACGTTGCCATGGAGAATGAAGTCACCGCACAGCTGGTGGCCGCCGGTGTCGTCGGTGTTGCAGCCGCGGCCGCTATCACATCGTCCAAGAAGAAAAAGCGGCCCCACTCGTTCGAGACGAACCCATCCATCCGCAAGCGGCAGCAGAACCGATTGCTGCGGAAGTTGCGG CAAACGATTTTCGAGTACGCCACGCGTGTTGGACAGCAGGCGGTTGTCCTGGTCGCCACCCCGGgcaagccaaacaacatctaTAAAGTATTTGGAGCCAAACCATTGGAGGATGTGCTGAAGAATTTGCGCAACAACGTGATGGACAAGCTGGATGAGGCACTGGCCGCTCAGGCACCGCCGCGGGTTCAGGATGATCCTTCCCTGTTTGAACTTCCGCCGCTCATCATCGACGGTATACCGACACCGGTGGAGAAGATGACACAGGCACAGCTTCGTGCATTCATTCCGCTGATGCTGAAGTATTCGACCGGACGAGGAAAGCCGGGTTGGGGTAGAGATTCCACCAGGCCACCCTGGTGGCCAAAGGAGCTACCCTGGGCGAACGTTCGCATGGATGCACGCACtgaggaggaaaaacaaaag ATAAGCTGGACTCACGCACTGAGAAAAATTGTCATAAATTGTTACAAATACCACGGCAGAGAAGATCTGCTGCCCGCGTTCAGTGAAGAGGACGAGAAAGCGAACGCCATAGCAACGGCTAGTTCGAAT GTTGATGTGATGAAGATTGAAAATGGCAGCGTGGTGACAGTTGGTCCGGCCGGCAGCGGTAACACAACGACGGCCACCATCACCAATGGTGCCGGTGGGCAACAACAAATCATAATCCATCAAGCGCAcccgcagcagcaccagcagcaacaacagacaCAGTCAAACGGACAGACCACTACGACGATCACGAGCGCAAATGGGCAGATCATTAAGGAGAACCCGGACGGCACCATCCAGATACAGCAACAGTCCTCACCCTCGCAGACCCTGAACGCGCAGGTTTGCTTAGACTCGATGGCTCTAAGCGATGTGGAT TTCACTCACACCGTATTGCAGACCATACAGAACCCCGACGGTACCGTGTCACTTATTCAGGTTGATCCCAACAATCCTATCATCACGTTACCGGACGGAACTACCGCACAAGTACAAGGAATTGCAACC CTGCAGCAACAAGGCGACGGAGGTGTACATGCAATCCAAACTATATCAGACGGACAGGGTGAAAGCATGTCGGTTGACCTGACGGAAGCAACCCTTGGTCAGGATGGTCAGCTAATAATCACGGGAGAAGATGGGCAAG GCTATCCAGTGAACGTGAGCGGTATGATCACCGTGCCGGTGTCCGCACAGATGTACCAAACGATGGTGGCTAACATACAGCAGGTGCCGAATGTGGATGGAACCGTGTGTATAACCCCGATGCAGGTACATAACATAGCGTCCAACCAtgcgcaacagcagcaacagcaacagaccTCTTCCGTAGTTAGCACTGCTAATACTACGACTCAGAATTTGACCATTTCGACGAATGTGGGTGGATCGAATCAACATCACGCTACCGCAATGCTGGCCAACTATGCGTTGGCCAGCAATGGGACGCTTTTGGCCGTACCGCAAATGCAACACCATTTGCAACCCGGCAAGCATCAGCGTGGCAACAACGTGTCACGCGCTTCCACTGCTACCGGTGGTTTGTCGATGGTAGGCCTTAATGCGATATTGCCCTCATCGCAGCGTGGTTCCTTTAACATTTCCACCTCCAGCCTCCATCAGGCACAGGAAGCGGATGCTAATAATCAGAACATTactaataataacaataatagcCTGTCTCAGCACACTATGAACGTTCACCGTAAATCGAACGTCATACCCAGTGGCGGTACCATCCTCGGTGGTACCGCTGGTATCGGTGGGAATCAGATCAAATTTTGTATACCAAAGATTGAGCCAATGGACGAAGACAAAGACGGTACAGTGGTATCTTCCGACAGTGGTGATACGCACAGCTTTGTCATACAGTTGACTGGACCTACATTTACAACGAACGATTCCAAATcctcccagcagcagcagcagcagcagctgaaaCGTGACATTGAGCTGACGGTTAATGAGGGCAGTCATCTGATCGATGCGTTGAGTATAAGTCAGAAAAtgagtagtagcagtagtaacaATACCTCGAACGTAGAGGTTGTTGATCAGCAGAAACATTTTGGTTTGCAAAGTGTGTAG